In a single window of the Zea mays cultivar B73 chromosome 5, Zm-B73-REFERENCE-NAM-5.0, whole genome shotgun sequence genome:
- the LOC109939432 gene encoding auxin-responsive protein SAUR40 codes for MAWKRKNGSASGSPARGAGAGYEEAEKVPRGHVPMLVAGGDDDGDGGQRVLVPVRLLSDPSIAELLDMAAQRYGYGQPGVLRVPCDAGHFRQVLDGAMHRCGISLA; via the coding sequence ATGGCGTGGAAGAGGAAGAACGGCAGCGCCAGCGGGTCGCCCGCACGCGGGGCCGGCGCCGGCTACGAGGAGGCGGAGAAGGTCCCGAGAGGCCACGTCCCGATGCTGGTCGCTGGCGGGGACGACGACGGCGATGGTGGCCAGCGGGTGCTGGTGCCGGTGCGGCTTCTCAGCGACCCATCCATCGCGGAGCTTCTCGACATGGCGGCGCAGCGGTACGGGTACGGCCAGCCGGGCGTGCTGCGGGTGCCCTGCGACGCCGGCCACTTCCGCCAGGTCCTCGACGGCGCCATGCACAGATGCGGGATCAGCTTGGCGTGA